Proteins co-encoded in one Cydia splendana chromosome 11, ilCydSple1.2, whole genome shotgun sequence genomic window:
- the LOC134794703 gene encoding GAS2-like protein 3 has protein sequence MAYYRCGPTAIGSRASWGPSSPSVDPKAFDRPLSGTFDRIFNAFERSNAFEYVNTQGGKETRSVEHGEVVVNRKKSSSYERADCALAAQTPSAEDEDYYREKILYSQARQLFPLQEDLADWINKTIGITYLTGENFLDALDNGAELCQLASVIHERAREALDQGLFVGPVPAVRGRCWQRAARRSFFSRDNADNFLSFCRDLGVHENLLFESDDLVLHNQPRQVVLCLLEVARLATRFGLEPPGLVALEREIAAEERDSGLDSAMSGAWQFRDNSPVPEKTKSDPPPSSPEPHEMSTQTEVSGELVPDGVDAESTRSGGSLESGDSDVPLRPTNELDKRVQLVTRLLERGCRCGAGRCSRLLKVKKVGEGRYNIAGRNVFIRLLKGRHMMVRVGGGWDTLEHFLSRHEPCQVRLVTQGRRDVLPVPPDPDSGIDEDRKLSPIPRKSVSPASSKASLKESLGTISPVSKASSGASPDRSGTRASSKASSGKSSPIHERTSTPKPTRPRPNLTLPLKTDARRKQSLPSTPSRSVKTPPVEHRKSLGSVNVPKKSRSMSLALAPGKPFCGTERLNARKASSAATTPTAGPRQTRSQSLASTPVHDPKKTFCGTEKLNATKKTRSMSLAATTPVVRPLQKAQSAAPVGGFTQAAIEESIRLSLAASISDSCSTKKPFLHIKAKYRSPPPREVPPR, from the exons GTGGTGGTAAACAGAAAGAAGAGCAGTAGTTACGAGCGAGCAGACTGCGCTTTAGCAGCTCAAACTCCCAGCGCAGAAGATGAAGACTACTACCGAGAGAAGATCCTTTACTCGCAGGCGCGGCAGCTGTTCCCACTGCAGGAAGACCTGGCCGACTGGATCAACAAGACCATAG GCATTACGTACCTGACGGGAGAGAACTTTCTGGACGCCTTAGACAACGGCGCCGAACTATGTCAGCTGGCGTCAGTCATCCATGAGCGCGCGCGCGAAGCTTTAGACCAGGGACTCTTCGTTGGG CCGGTGCCAGCCGTGCGCGGGCGCTGCTGGCAGCGCGCGGCGCGCCGCAGCTTCTTCTCCCGCGACAACGCCGACAACTTCCTCTCCTTCTGCCGCGACCTCGGCGTCCACGAGAACCTGCTCTTCGAGAGCGATGACCTGG TACTACACAACCAGCCGCGGCAGGTGGTCCTCTGCCTGTTGGAGGTGGCGCGTCTGGCCACCCGCTTCGGCCTCGAGCCTCCAGGCCTGGTGGCGCTGGAGAGGGAGATAGCGGCTGAAGAGCGGGACTCTGGACTCGATTCAGCCATGTCTGGGGCCTGGCAGTTTAGGGATAATTCGCCCGTGCCTGAGAA GACTAAGAGTGATCCTCCGCCGTCGTCACCCGAACCACATGAAA TGTCCACACAGACGGAGGTGTCAGGGGAGCTGGTGCCGGACGGCGTAGACGCAGAAAGCACCCGCTCGGGCGGCTCCCTCGAGAGCGGGGACTCTGACGTGCCCCTCCGGCCCACCAATGAGCTCGACAAGCGG GTGCAGCTGGTGACGCGCCTGCTCGAGCGGGGCTGCCGCTGCGGCGCGGGGCGCTGCTCGCGGCTCCTCAAGGTCAAGAAGGTGGGCGAGGGGCGCTACAACATCGCCGGGAGGAATGTCTTCATTCGG CTGCTAAAGGGTCGGCACATGATGGTCCGCGTCGGCGGCGGCTGGGACACCCTGGAGCACTTCCTCTCGCGCCACGAACCCTGCCAGGTCCGTCTCGTCACGCAGGGCCGCCGCGACGTCCTCCCCGTACCGCCCGACCCCGACTCCGGCATCGACGAAGACCGCAAACTCTCCCCTATTCCTAGGAAAAGCGTCTCTCCAGCCTCCAGCAAAGCTTCGCTTAAAGAATCTCTAGGAACTATCTCTCCAGTCAGCAAAGCCTCCAGTGGAGCCTCGCCAGACAGGAGCGGCACTCGCGCCTCCAGCAAAGCTAGCAGCGGAAAGAGTTCGCCGATTCACGAGCGCACCTCCACACCCAAACCGACTCGACCTCGACCTAACCTCACCCTTCCTCTGAAAACCGACGCACGACGCAAGCAATCCTTACCTAGCACGCCGAGTAGATCAGTCAAAACACCGCCCGTAGAGCATAGGAAGTCGCTTGGTTCTGTAAACGTGCCTAAAAAGTCGCGGAGCATGAGTCTGGCGTTGGCGCCGGGGAAGCCGTTCTGCGGGACGGAACGACTTAACGCTCGGAAAGCGTCCAGCGCGGCTACAACGCCCACAGCCGGTCCAAGGCAGACGCGAAGTCAAAGCTTGGCTTCAACGCCTGTGCATGATCCGAAAAAAACCTTCTGCGGGACGGAGAAATTAAATGCCACCAAGAAAACTCGCAGCATGAGTTTAGCAGCGACTACGCCTGTAGTACGGCCGCTTCAAAAGGCCCAATCAGCCGCCCCAGTGGGTGGATTCACGCAAGCAGCTATAGAGGAGAGCATCCGCCTCTCTTTAGCAGCCTCTATATCAGACTCATGCTCCACGAAGAAGCCGTTCCTCCACATCAAAGCCAAATACCGGAGTCCCCCGCCGCGGGAGGTGCCTCCGAGATAA